A region from the Solibacillus sp. FSL H8-0523 genome encodes:
- a CDS encoding nucleoside-diphosphate sugar epimerase/dehydratase — translation MDYRKRYLVFFSLDSVIVLFAIYISYWILHPTVSLYSNKMIFISAITLLVAHHIVAHFYQLYARVWAVASVKELLIIGYAVTISVAIAMLMQRILNGDVYFRVMTITWLLHIILIGGSRFVLRMLNDRRELKYEGKTKRVLIVGAGQAGTMLARSISRNPYTEYKIVGYVDDDLNKIYLKLMDVRVLGTTNDIATIVKDKGIDDIIIAIPSLSKADMKTLYERCTVSNAKVKVMPNIEDVMTGKVSVSDMQDVKIEDLLGRDEVQLDMLAISRKLTDKVVLVTGAGGSIGSEICRQIMKFQPAKIVLLGHGENSIYNISMELQEKYIGETAILPVIADVQDRERIFEVVSEHQPDVIYHAAAHKHVPLMEYNPREAVKNNIFGTKNVAEAAHEFGVKNFVLVSTDKAVNPPNVMGATKRIAEMVIQDLARRSKTTFAAVRFGNVLGSRGSVVPRFKAQIAAGGPVTVTHPDMTRYFMTIPEASRLVLQAGSLAKGGEVFVLDMGEPVKIVDLAKNVIRLSGHTENEINIEFSGIRPGEKMYEELLNPEEIQEQNIYPKIHVGKANCMEEEQLVGFLVELEQVKLDELKGRVVGVANGEWRENTKKFRESIIY, via the coding sequence ATGGATTACCGTAAAAGATATTTAGTTTTTTTTAGTTTAGATTCAGTGATTGTTTTGTTTGCAATTTATATTAGTTATTGGATATTGCACCCAACCGTTTCGCTATACTCAAACAAAATGATTTTCATTAGTGCAATTACGTTATTAGTTGCACATCATATTGTTGCGCATTTTTATCAATTGTATGCGCGTGTATGGGCTGTTGCCTCGGTTAAGGAGCTACTCATTATCGGCTATGCGGTAACGATTTCAGTAGCGATTGCGATGCTGATGCAAAGAATCCTTAACGGGGATGTCTATTTCCGTGTCATGACAATTACATGGCTATTGCATATTATTTTAATTGGTGGCTCGCGTTTCGTATTACGCATGTTGAATGATCGAAGAGAGCTAAAATACGAAGGCAAAACGAAGCGTGTACTGATTGTTGGTGCCGGTCAAGCCGGAACAATGCTTGCGCGTAGCATTAGCCGTAATCCATATACCGAATATAAAATTGTTGGCTATGTCGATGATGACCTCAATAAAATTTATTTAAAATTAATGGATGTCCGTGTACTTGGCACAACGAATGATATTGCAACGATTGTGAAGGATAAGGGAATCGATGATATTATTATCGCGATTCCATCATTATCGAAGGCTGATATGAAAACTCTTTATGAGCGTTGTACGGTATCCAATGCCAAAGTAAAGGTTATGCCAAATATTGAAGATGTCATGACGGGTAAGGTTTCGGTAAGTGATATGCAGGACGTAAAAATCGAAGACTTACTAGGTCGTGATGAAGTACAGCTGGATATGCTAGCAATTTCTCGCAAGTTGACGGATAAAGTTGTACTTGTTACAGGTGCGGGTGGCTCGATTGGCTCTGAAATTTGCCGACAAATTATGAAATTCCAGCCTGCCAAAATTGTACTATTAGGTCACGGTGAAAACTCGATTTATAATATTAGTATGGAGCTGCAAGAAAAGTACATAGGTGAAACAGCGATTCTGCCAGTTATTGCGGATGTACAAGACCGTGAGCGTATTTTCGAAGTAGTAAGCGAACATCAACCAGATGTGATTTACCATGCAGCGGCGCATAAGCATGTACCGTTAATGGAGTATAATCCACGTGAAGCGGTGAAGAACAATATTTTTGGTACAAAAAATGTTGCTGAAGCTGCACATGAGTTTGGCGTGAAAAACTTTGTACTTGTATCAACAGATAAAGCAGTTAACCCGCCGAACGTCATGGGTGCTACGAAGCGTATTGCAGAAATGGTTATTCAAGATTTAGCACGCCGCAGTAAAACAACTTTTGCCGCAGTTCGATTTGGTAATGTCCTTGGATCACGAGGTTCAGTTGTGCCTCGCTTTAAAGCGCAGATTGCAGCAGGTGGGCCAGTAACGGTCACACATCCTGATATGACACGTTATTTCATGACCATTCCAGAAGCGAGCCGTTTAGTACTACAAGCAGGTTCACTTGCAAAAGGTGGCGAAGTGTTTGTCCTCGATATGGGGGAGCCAGTGAAAATTGTCGATCTTGCAAAAAACGTCATTCGACTTTCAGGCCATACGGAAAATGAAATTAACATTGAATTTTCCGGCATTCGCCCTGGTGAGAAGATGTATGAGGAGCTACTCAACCCTGAGGAGATTCAGGAGCAGAATATTTATCCGAAGATCCATGTTGGGAAGGCGAATTGTATGGAGGAAGAACAGCTAGTTGGTTTTTTAGTAGAGCTAGAACAGGTGAAGCTTGATGAGTTGAAGGGGAGAGTTGTTGGGGTTGCTAATGGGGAGTGGCGAGAAAACACAAAAAAATTTAGAGAAAGTATTATTTATTAA
- a CDS encoding O-antigen polymerase: MERSIGLKYVTLLMAICLSSVGIYFTDSVLMNIIYFCVLPIIAVVLVRGDLAHPYTWYSIVYTLYAIGYPVTYLFESTYDIYIYTKSLMLVQIIALSIILVIVGPTRISFHKNVFKLAFEKRNKTLFYVVLILVSMSVLEVIFKGYSHKVQIYEQGSPIVQIGFRVILLLMIIYAINQTITFIKNEKFNNKELFAFILITFGIFYYSGERDLFLRGLIVILFLYYIFSAKQKINLLTIIMGISSLLLIPLMAKFKYFGLTGNVSKSDGNFLLSLFNSEFASASKNLQIILLSEYNSYFGGQSYIWGIIRGLNLDSIFTAPSIMSWYNSTFFEENRAGQGFSILAEGYLNNGYSGIVFIAVSIGLIMKLLYRTSKINVYFFVYYLSAIPIFMYSLRADLANLLTPLIGQNLLFLVLLLIFNSLSREFKIITKRKNKSKQVIVLEKVGKCGES; this comes from the coding sequence ATGGAAAGAAGTATAGGGTTGAAATATGTTACTCTATTAATGGCAATATGTCTATCTAGTGTAGGAATTTACTTTACGGATAGTGTTTTAATGAATATTATCTATTTTTGTGTACTTCCAATTATAGCAGTCGTCTTAGTACGGGGAGATTTAGCACATCCATATACCTGGTATTCTATTGTGTATACTTTATACGCTATTGGATATCCAGTTACATATTTATTTGAATCTACTTACGATATATATATATACACAAAAAGCCTAATGTTAGTTCAAATAATTGCTTTAAGTATTATTCTTGTTATTGTAGGACCTACAAGAATTAGTTTTCATAAAAATGTATTTAAGTTAGCATTTGAAAAAAGAAATAAAACTCTTTTTTATGTGGTACTTATTTTGGTAAGTATGTCTGTGCTAGAAGTGATTTTCAAAGGTTATTCTCACAAAGTACAGATCTATGAACAAGGCTCCCCTATCGTGCAAATAGGCTTTAGGGTAATTTTATTATTAATGATTATTTATGCAATAAATCAAACTATAACATTTATTAAAAATGAAAAATTCAATAATAAGGAACTTTTCGCTTTTATACTCATTACTTTTGGTATTTTTTATTACTCTGGAGAAAGAGATTTATTTTTAAGAGGGTTAATTGTAATTTTATTTTTATATTATATTTTTAGTGCGAAACAAAAAATAAACTTGTTAACAATAATAATGGGCATTTCTTCTCTATTACTTATTCCACTAATGGCTAAATTTAAATATTTTGGTTTGACAGGAAATGTTTCAAAAAGTGATGGGAATTTTTTATTAAGTCTTTTTAATTCTGAATTTGCCTCAGCATCTAAGAATTTACAAATAATTTTACTAAGTGAGTACAATTCATATTTTGGTGGACAAAGCTATATATGGGGTATAATTAGAGGTTTAAATTTAGACTCTATTTTTACTGCACCATCAATAATGAGTTGGTATAACAGTACATTTTTTGAAGAAAATAGAGCTGGACAGGGATTTTCAATTTTAGCTGAAGGTTATTTGAATAATGGATATAGTGGTATAGTATTCATAGCAGTGTCTATTGGCCTAATTATGAAGTTACTTTATCGAACGAGTAAAATTAATGTATATTTTTTCGTATATTATTTATCTGCTATTCCAATATTTATGTATTCATTAAGAGCAGATTTAGCTAATTTATTAACTCCTTTAATAGGACAAAATTTACTGTTTTTAGTTTTGCTCTTAATTTTCAACTCTTTAAGTAGGGAATTTAAAATAATAACAAAGAGAAAGAATAAATCGAAACAAGTGATTGTTTTAGAAAAAGTAGGTAAATGTGGTGAGAGTTAA
- the murJ gene encoding murein biosynthesis integral membrane protein MurJ, whose protein sequence is MRVKTILKTILILMLFSVGSKFLGFFREVLIANYFGSTFFTDAFYLALGILALFKVMLTATISTTLIPILAKINDNEIKMKFISNLKGLSLGFSILIIIAVYLLAETIVSMIGIGLNNVQIEFVAKLVKIGIWVVIFSAAAGINRGYFQSEGSFTESAITDLPFNLVYIFYLIFFSSIYGIEGLMVASVLAVVSQVLLQQWTLRKLKFKYVPHINIKDEYIINIIKLAPPILFSVSIIEINNLIDKMLATKVSEGVVSALAYSSRVNLIIISLFIVIISTVLFPLLSQKVQKKDYEELNKITTLSINSIVILMTPIMFFVFNYSYLIIELLFERGAFIKEDTLITSEALKYYSIGLLAFSLRTFLDKVFYSFQDTKTPFINSFFLVVINIILSIVLVKYFEHKGLAFATSLAAIITTFWLLYRLKSKLKSFRFRPLTIIVITSIAIHIVWYELLNICTKDMDINLGIYFIINMFFVIIYFLILKIFKVKEIEYIYSGIVKKLKKRKKVL, encoded by the coding sequence GTGAGAGTTAAAACCATTTTAAAAACTATTCTTATACTAATGCTTTTTTCAGTGGGATCCAAATTTTTGGGTTTTTTTAGAGAAGTATTAATTGCTAACTATTTTGGTTCAACATTTTTTACAGATGCATTTTATTTAGCACTAGGTATTTTAGCACTTTTCAAAGTAATGTTAACAGCGACTATAAGCACGACTTTAATACCGATATTAGCCAAAATAAATGACAATGAAATTAAAATGAAATTTATTTCAAATTTAAAAGGATTATCACTAGGTTTTTCTATTCTTATTATTATCGCCGTTTATTTGTTGGCAGAAACAATAGTGAGTATGATTGGTATTGGGTTAAATAATGTGCAAATAGAATTTGTAGCCAAACTAGTAAAAATTGGTATTTGGGTAGTTATTTTTTCAGCTGCTGCAGGTATTAATCGAGGTTATTTTCAAAGTGAGGGATCATTTACTGAATCTGCTATAACAGACTTGCCATTTAATCTAGTATATATATTTTATTTGATATTTTTTTCAAGTATATACGGAATTGAGGGGTTAATGGTTGCATCTGTATTAGCTGTAGTTTCTCAAGTTCTGTTGCAACAATGGACTCTCAGAAAATTAAAGTTTAAGTATGTACCTCACATAAACATTAAAGATGAATATATAATAAATATAATAAAATTAGCACCGCCTATTTTGTTTAGTGTATCAATTATAGAAATAAATAATTTGATAGATAAAATGTTAGCTACTAAAGTTAGTGAGGGTGTAGTTTCGGCACTTGCATATTCCTCAAGGGTTAATTTAATTATAATTTCGTTATTTATTGTAATTATTTCTACCGTTTTATTCCCTTTATTATCACAAAAAGTGCAAAAAAAGGATTATGAAGAACTGAACAAAATTACTACCTTGTCAATAAATAGTATAGTGATATTGATGACACCAATTATGTTCTTTGTATTTAATTATTCATATTTAATAATAGAACTGTTGTTTGAAAGAGGGGCATTTATAAAAGAAGATACTTTGATAACCAGTGAAGCGTTAAAATATTATTCTATAGGTTTACTTGCTTTTTCTCTGAGAACTTTCTTGGACAAGGTATTTTATTCTTTTCAAGATACAAAAACGCCTTTTATAAATAGCTTTTTTTTGGTAGTCATAAATATTATTTTAAGTATTGTATTAGTTAAGTATTTTGAACATAAAGGATTGGCTTTTGCAACATCTTTAGCGGCAATTATAACAACATTTTGGTTGTTATATCGGTTAAAATCAAAATTAAAATCATTTAGATTTAGACCCCTAACAATAATAGTGATCACCAGCATCGCTATACATATTGTTTGGTATGAATTGTTAAATATTTGTACTAAGGATATGGATATTAATTTAGGAATTTATTTCATTATTAATATGTTTTTTGTGATTATTTACTTTTTAATTTTAAAAATATTTAAGGTGAAAGAGATTGAATATATATATAGTGGTATTGTTAAAAAACTTAAAAAAAGGAAGAAAGTATTGTGA
- a CDS encoding glycosyltransferase family 4 protein — protein sequence MKLAFITDNGFYENNGMNFFSIANLQHITTMNNHFEEIIVVAQKTEFDGSNLELPSSNKLILVNRRGENLVQQIKRAVKDCDMVINFGFNGLIGQFFAKKYKKKSIFYVGGCYYDIWRNIGSYKKYFLAPFLKVCFKKAIKRADYVQYVDQYLIERYPPNKFAQILVCPSARVSINYENLQRRLKKPIIKPYKLGLIGYTHNKIKGIDTAIKAIALCNSDVILEVVGRGDTTELEKLAISLDIELQVKFLGVMSDREQLFMWLNSLDLYLQPSLTEGLPRATLEAMSTGCPVISSSAGGLKTLVPEKQRIEYGDFKLMATKIDNVLANAEDYKTIVRETFEKAASYSFDKLDERRNYFYAQIVEDDKKDD from the coding sequence GTGAAATTAGCTTTTATTACCGATAATGGATTTTATGAAAATAATGGAATGAATTTTTTCTCGATTGCTAATCTTCAACATATAACAACTATGAATAACCATTTTGAGGAAATTATTGTTGTCGCACAAAAAACAGAATTTGATGGTTCTAATTTAGAATTGCCTTCTAGCAATAAGTTAATTTTAGTAAATAGAAGAGGGGAAAATTTGGTTCAGCAAATTAAAAGAGCTGTTAAAGACTGTGATATGGTAATAAATTTTGGTTTCAATGGTTTGATTGGTCAATTTTTTGCGAAAAAATACAAAAAAAAATCTATTTTTTACGTAGGTGGATGTTATTATGATATTTGGAGGAATATAGGTTCATATAAAAAATATTTTTTAGCACCATTTCTTAAAGTGTGCTTTAAAAAAGCAATTAAAAGAGCAGATTATGTTCAATATGTAGATCAATATTTAATTGAACGATATCCTCCTAATAAGTTTGCCCAAATTTTAGTATGTCCAAGTGCGAGAGTGTCAATAAATTACGAAAACTTACAACGGAGATTAAAAAAGCCTATTATTAAACCATATAAACTCGGTTTAATTGGTTACACACATAATAAAATAAAGGGCATTGATACAGCTATTAAAGCAATTGCTTTATGTAATTCTGATGTAATTTTAGAAGTAGTTGGCAGAGGAGATACTACAGAGTTAGAAAAATTAGCAATAAGTTTAGATATAGAATTACAAGTGAAATTTCTAGGTGTTATGTCAGATAGGGAACAACTTTTTATGTGGTTAAACAGCCTGGATCTATACCTTCAACCAAGTTTAACTGAAGGATTACCTCGAGCAACCTTAGAGGCTATGTCTACAGGCTGCCCAGTGATTTCAAGTTCAGCTGGTGGGTTAAAAACGTTAGTACCAGAAAAACAACGGATTGAATATGGTGATTTTAAATTAATGGCTACCAAAATCGATAACGTTCTTGCAAATGCGGAAGATTATAAAACTATTGTTAGAGAAACATTTGAAAAAGCTGCTAGTTACTCTTTTGATAAACTAGATGAAAGAAGAAATTATTTTTACGCTCAAATAGTTGAAGATGATAAAAAGGATGACTAA
- a CDS encoding glycosyltransferase: MSKILHIIPTLGNGGAETLLVETVKELKKNNMTCDVLVLSNVDMYNYRELEIYADQVIVGNINKVYSVKQIQLIRRVIKQNNYEVIHTHLFGAQFFTVLATTNLKNKIKYITTEHSTYNRRRAKFFGRIIDKWSYKKYSSVIAISNGVRESLVEVYPFLKEKVIVIFNGINLNLYKNAKKYKKDEISSEFTESDILLIMVANFKDSKDHKTLIDAHSMLDGKYKLLLIGEGKNKLYYEEYVKTKKYSNVYFLGNRSDVPNLLKSSDVFVLSSYWEGFGLVTVEAAATGLPVIGNDITGLKEVIFALHGTVFESENPTSLKQAIETVIKEDRNFSDDVLTQFSIEKMIKQYISIYNL; the protein is encoded by the coding sequence ATGTCAAAGATACTACATATTATACCTACTCTGGGGAATGGTGGAGCAGAGACACTACTTGTTGAAACAGTTAAAGAATTAAAAAAAAATAATATGACTTGCGATGTATTAGTTTTATCGAATGTTGATATGTACAATTATAGAGAATTAGAAATTTACGCTGATCAAGTTATTGTTGGAAATATTAATAAAGTTTATTCAGTGAAACAAATCCAATTAATAAGGCGTGTGATTAAACAAAATAATTATGAAGTCATTCATACTCATTTGTTTGGAGCCCAATTTTTTACTGTACTTGCAACTACTAATTTAAAAAATAAAATAAAATATATAACAACCGAGCATAGTACGTATAATCGTAGGAGAGCAAAGTTTTTTGGGAGAATAATAGATAAGTGGAGTTATAAAAAATATTCAAGTGTAATTGCTATAAGCAATGGTGTAAGGGAGAGCTTAGTTGAAGTTTATCCCTTTTTAAAAGAGAAAGTAATAGTGATCTTTAATGGAATTAATCTTAATTTATACAAAAATGCTAAAAAATATAAAAAAGACGAGATATCTTCAGAATTTACGGAAAGTGATATTTTATTAATTATGGTAGCAAACTTTAAAGATTCTAAGGACCATAAAACTTTAATTGATGCACATAGTATGTTGGATGGAAAGTATAAATTGTTATTAATTGGAGAAGGCAAAAACAAACTTTATTACGAAGAATATGTAAAAACTAAAAAGTATTCAAATGTATATTTTTTAGGAAATAGATCGGATGTACCGAATTTATTAAAATCATCGGATGTTTTTGTTTTATCTTCATATTGGGAAGGCTTTGGTCTTGTTACAGTAGAAGCAGCCGCTACAGGATTACCTGTAATTGGTAATGACATTACAGGTCTAAAAGAAGTAATATTTGCTTTGCATGGAACAGTTTTTGAAAGTGAAAACCCTACTTCATTGAAGCAAGCTATAGAAACTGTAATAAAAGAAGATAGAAACTTTAGTGATGATGTATTAACACAATTTTCTATTGAAAAAATGATAAAACAATATATTTCTATTTATAATTTATAA
- a CDS encoding NAD-dependent epimerase: protein MKILITGAAGFIGSTLAKKFLAKGYEVVGIDNLNDYYDVSLKADRLKQIEGMTFYKVDMVERDAINTIFETEKPQVVVNLAAQAGVRYSIENPMAYIDSNIVGFMNVLEASRHNDIKNFIYASSSSVYGANESYPFSVHDNIDHPLSLYAATKKSNELMAHTYSNLYDLPTTGLRFFTVYGPWGRPDMALFKFTKNIIEGKPIDVYNNGDMLRDFTYVEDIVEAISRLVEKPAQRNPKWSGKDPDPATSFAPYEIYNIGNNSPVKLLDFIEAIEGHVGKKAIKNMMPLQPGDVPATYANVDALYNAVDFKPETSIKDGVGEFVKWYVGYYKIKL from the coding sequence ATGAAAATCCTTATCACAGGTGCAGCGGGTTTTATCGGTTCAACATTAGCAAAGAAATTTTTAGCAAAAGGTTATGAAGTAGTTGGTATTGATAATTTAAATGACTACTATGATGTTTCATTAAAAGCAGATCGTTTAAAGCAGATTGAAGGTATGACTTTTTATAAAGTAGATATGGTAGAGCGGGATGCTATCAATACTATTTTCGAGACAGAAAAACCTCAAGTAGTAGTTAATCTAGCAGCGCAAGCAGGAGTACGTTACTCAATTGAAAATCCAATGGCTTATATTGATTCAAACATAGTTGGATTTATGAATGTACTAGAAGCTAGCCGCCATAATGATATTAAAAACTTCATTTATGCTTCTTCAAGCTCGGTTTACGGTGCAAATGAATCTTATCCATTCTCAGTGCATGACAATATCGACCATCCTCTTAGCTTATATGCCGCAACGAAAAAATCCAATGAGTTGATGGCGCATACATATAGTAACTTATATGATCTCCCTACAACGGGCTTACGTTTCTTTACAGTATATGGTCCATGGGGACGTCCAGATATGGCATTATTCAAATTCACTAAAAATATTATTGAAGGTAAGCCTATTGATGTATACAACAATGGTGACATGCTACGTGATTTTACATATGTAGAGGATATTGTAGAAGCTATTTCACGTTTAGTTGAAAAGCCCGCACAACGTAATCCAAAATGGTCTGGTAAAGATCCAGACCCGGCTACAAGTTTTGCACCTTATGAAATATACAATATCGGTAATAATAGCCCGGTGAAGTTACTAGATTTTATTGAGGCTATTGAAGGGCATGTTGGTAAAAAAGCTATTAAAAATATGATGCCACTACAACCTGGTGATGTACCTGCAACATATGCAAATGTAGATGCTTTGTATAATGCTGTTGATTTCAAGCCAGAAACGAGTATTAAAGATGGCGTAGGCGAATTTGTTAAATGGTATGTAGGTTACTATAAAATTAAACTTTAA